The Anomaloglossus baeobatrachus isolate aAnoBae1 chromosome 7, aAnoBae1.hap1, whole genome shotgun sequence sequence GCCTCCCCTGCTCCGGCCTCTCTGCCGCCGCTCGCCTCCCCCTGCTCCGGCCTCTCTGCCGCCGCTCGCCTCCCCCCTGCTCCGGCCTCTCTGCCGCCGCTCGGCCTCCCCCTGCTCCGGCCTCTCTGCCGCCGCTCGCCTCCCCCTGCTCCGGCCTCTCTGCCGCCGCTCGCCTCCCCCCTGCTCCGGCCTCTCTGCCGCCGCTCGCCTCCCCCTGCTCCGGCCCTCTCTGCCGCCGCTCGCCTCCCCCTGCTCCGGCCTCTCTGCCGCCGCTCGCCTCCCCTGCTCCGGCCTCTCTGCCGCCGCTCGCCTCCCCCTGCTCCAGCTTTGGCTGTCCTTCTTAAAGGCTTTATTTTACTTGATCAGAATCTTATGGCTGCAGCTACATTGTGCGTTTCCTTTTTGTGATACCGTTATACTGCAGTACATATGGGGCCTTTAGTGtccggccatattggttgtcaccttGTGAAGGTAAATTACCGCATCATTTCTTCTCTTGCGGCCATTCTTTCAGTACTTTCCCCTTTTCCTGTTCACACGAGGGCTGGTTGGAGTCGGAGAGGCGAGTTACTCCACCATTGCCCCCCACCCATCATCGCCGACCTGTTTGTGGCAGACCAGCGCACTCGCATGTTGTCCGTCTTCTACTTCGCCATTCCGGTTGGCTGGTGAGTGTCCAGTATTAGATTCCCGCACTCGTACAGCTGAGGTTTTGGTACAGGTACATTGTATAATGTTCTGCCTATTACAGCGGCCTCGGATACATCGCGGGATCCAAGGTGGCGAGCGCTGCCAATAATGACTGGCACTGGGCTTTACGGGTGAGTGAGAGGCCGGTCATGAGGGGTAGGAGGGATGGTCTGATCTCCCGACATCTGCAGCGTCTCGTCCTCTCTGACAGGTCACCCCGGGGCTCGGCCTCATCGCTGTCCTGCTGCTCGTGTGTTCTTTGTGAAGGAGCCGCCCAGAGGAGCCGTGGAGAGGAAAAGCGACAAACCTCTGAGCACCACGCCCTGGATATCAGATGTGAAGGCGCTGCTGAAGAAGTAGGTGTTTCCCGCGCTGTGCAGGTTGTGGCCGGGACACTTCCCTTGGCGCTTACACGTGGGTGTCTCTTCCTCTGCAGCCCGAGCTTCATGCTGACTACTTTTGGCTTCACGACGGTGGCCTTTGTAACCGGCGCTCTCGCCCTGTGGGCTCCGACCTTACTGCTTCGGGCGCGAATAGTCCTGTACAAGACGGATCCACATCAGAATAACTACGACGACAGGTAATGTCCTGCCCGATCGGCAGAGTAGTGTGCTGCCCGATCGGCAGGGTAGTGTGCTGCCCGATCGGCAGGGTAGTGTGCTGCCCGATCGGCAGGGTAAAACCCTCCCATGCACCTCACATCACCGCAACGGCCGGAAATAGTGTCTTCTTCCCTCCTTCATGTGGCCAGCATgaccatacacccccccccccccccttgactGTCTGAAATTCAGATGAATATTTTGCCGCCGTGCAGACTCGCGCTCTCTGCATCATTTCAATGGCagttgctggccaatcagaggcaagcaggtgaCGTCTTACttatcagctgcttgcctctgattggccaacggCTGCCATTGGGATGATGCAGAGACACCTTGAGTCTGCACAGTGTCAATAAGACTTTCACCTGAAATAAAGCAGTGACGGCTCCGACCCCTGCATCGGCTGCGATGGTCAAGGGGGGTATGTGCCTGTGGGCTGCAAAAAgctgcctgaggggccgcatgtttgTGACCTCAGCCCTACACTAATCCTTCAAAACAGACCCGAGCAGTTGACTTTGAGGTTGGGGGCACTTGAAGAGAATAGCCCTTGTTGGCTTAAGTGACTGAGCAGACGTCAGCCCTGGCCCCTTCCCGTTTTCCGGAGGGTCTCCGCGCTTATCTTTCTGTTGCCCTTCTGTGTAGCTTGATCTTCGGTCTGGTCACGGTGTTCACTGGCATCTTGGGAGTTGGAGCCGGTGTGGAGATCAGTAAACGATACCGTAAAGTGAACCCCCGAGCTGACCCGATCGTGTGCGCGTGTGGAATGCTCTGCTCCGCGCCTTTCCTGTACCTGGCGCTGGTTTTCGCGGACTCCAGTCTCGTGGCCACTTATGTAAGTAGCCGGCTGGCGGATTACAGATCATCTCCACTGCTGCCCCCCGCCCGCCCCCAGCTGCTGCTCAGTGGGTTTTGTCTCTTTCTCCGCAGGTTTTCATCTTCATCGGGGAGACCTTGTTGTCCTTAAACTGGGCCATAGTGGCTGACATGGTGCTGGTGAGTGAGCCATCATCCATCGTAGAGAAAAACCACCATCGTAGCCGTAACGATGATTATCCTGTTGTGTCCCCTTCTTCTTGTAGTATGTAGTGATTCCCACAAGACGTTCCACAGCGGAGGCCTTGCAGATAATGGTGTCCCACCTACTAGGCGATGCTGGGAGCCCCTACCTCATTGGGGTGGTGAGTTCTAGAGTTATGGAGGGGGTGACCTCTATTTTATTAGCCACAACTCCTTGGGAGGGAGGTGTGAACggcggggagggagggaggaagggaggtgaGAACGGCGGGGacggggagggaggaagggaggtgaGAACGGCGGGGacggggagggaggaagggaggtgaGAACGGCGGGGacggggagggaggaagggaggtgaGAACGGCGGGGacggggagggaggaagggaggtgaGAATGGCGGGGACTGGGAGGGAGGTGAGAATGGCGGGGACGGGGGTGCAGCCAGCTCCGGGTACATGTAGAGTATAAGCCACTGCATGTCTTCACATATCACCCTCAGATATCAGACCATATAAGCAGGGGGCAGCTGGAGTCCCCTCTTCTTACGTTCCGCAGCCTGGAGTACGCCCTCATGATGTGCGCGTTCGTGGGCGCCCTGGGAGGGGGTTTCTTCTTGGCGACTGCCCTATTCATCGAGAAGGATCGGAAAAAGGCTGAAATGGTCTCTGAAGGTGCGTTCCTTATATTTGGGGCAGTGGTTACGACCAGCGCTGCGCCTCCATGTTGGCCAGCCTCTCCTAGTTTGTAGACATTATGCAATGTTCAGGATATATGGGTCACATCTGACTTAGAAGCTTATGTGCGATCCTTCTTCATTTCTAGGACTTGTGTCTGAGGCGGAAGGGATTGAAGACAGAATCGTGGTTCCCAAACATGGCGGATCCACCAGGGTCCCCGTGTCCAGCGTCCTTGTATGAACCTCTCGTGGCTGGTACTGACAAGGGACAAGACTATAGACACCTCCCGGCTGTACCCGGCCACCCTGGTTCCAGAGATATAAGGGGTCACAATCGCCCCTGGCTGCTACTGGCGGGATATGGAGCGGATATGATTTATATTCTCTCGTCTGTTGCGTTTTGATGATGCAGATCGCCCCCTGGTGtgcaggaggaggaagagcagGCATTGTCCTTTCCATCCCGCCTAGTAATCCACACCACTGTCTCTGCGGATCCGACGGTCACGCACGCTGCAGAACCTGCTCCAGATTTTATGGTTCTTCCTATTTAATTATGAATTTGCATTcacagtttttattttattttttgtttcaagAATGTGAAATGTTTAAACTTTTTAATGGGAAATACAGATATTTGTTAAGTACAAAATGCCGGCAGTCATCCCCAGCCCATAATAAGGAcgcttgaggggggggggggggtgtactggGGTTTGGGGGAGAgtcgtggaggatggggctgctggTGGGCAGTTTACACATTGAGATGTTCAGACTTGAAAGAGAAGAGGCCGATAATTGGCCTTTTGGGTTATTATAAGGTAACAGCTCGTAGTTGACACTTCTGTACAGTTGGTGTGAATTAGCATTACAGCCGAGATGATCCTGGTGGTCCTATCgatgcggagaagaccctggttgacctaTCTAGGCCCCATAAGATCGATCTTCGTATAGAGCGTTCAACCTTCAAGTCGCCATGGTttgagattgagctgaaggctgttaaaatTAAATTACAAGGTGATTCTACACAGGTGATCCTCGACAACGCTCGGGTGTTGCCCTCCACTCCTAATAAAGAAAAGTGTGTTACTTTGACACATATCATTACTTTGTATGGAAACAGATCTGGGTAATCAGCTGTATAACCTAGATATTATGTATAAGAAAAACAATGCTCAGTCCAAGACAAAAGGTTACTTGAACTGCTGTGAAAACGCTTCCAGAGTACAAGCCTAGACCTACTACAATACCAACCCATGGGTTCAAGTCTAGAGCTGCTGCAGTATCAGCCCATGGGAGTGCGAATAGAACGGCTGCAGGGGCGCTGACATTGGCAGCCAAGGTTACTGCATCTCTATGGTACATCACTTGGTTTTCTCAaagcaggatgatgttacctctgccGGTGACACCGTGAGTGGGTTACCTCTGCCGGTGACACGAGTGGGTTACCTCTGATTTTGATACTATTAGTGAGTTACCTCTGCCAGTGCCACCGTGAGTGAGTTACCTCTGCCGGTGACACCGTGAGTGAGTTACCTATGACTTTGATACTATTAGTGACAGTGACCCCATTAGTGAGTTACCTATGCCAGTGCCACCGTGAGTGAGTTACCTCTGCCGGTGCCACCGTGAGTGAGTTACCTCTGACTTTGATACTATTAGTGACAGTGACCCCATTAGTGAGTTATCGCTCACAGTGGCACCATTAGTCTGAGTCTGTGATCCTGACATTCCAACTCTGCTAACCATTATTCTGTTCAGCTGCAGATTTTTAGTTCAGTCAGTGACGTCTGTCTTTTTCTGCCACTTTGTCTAACCAGATATAACCCACCAATACACAGCACCCCTGGTGCCAAGGATAATATTTTACACTAATTCCTGTTAGGTGAGATGAACAGTGGATGAGATGGATGCAGAGGACATGGCTTCTGATTTTGGTGGCTCTCAAACATGGTGGGAGCCGCAATCTGAGACAGTGCAAAGCTATAGGTGGGAATCGGGAGCATTAGGGATGACTGGGTGGTGCATCGGACCTGTGGATTAGATCAGGGAGACGAGCAGGTGATAAAGAGCTAAGCTAAAGTCCAGCCAAAAGCTCTTCCAGGTGCGATCTGCTTATTGTGCTGTCGGCTCCTGAGCAGATTATTTCGGAATTCCAAGATTCTGAACCGTCGCGGGAAGGAGCTGCAACAAGTCTAACCCTTGTTATCCGTTATTTCTGCTACGATAAGTCTTCTTGCTGTAAGCAGGGTCTTTCCTCCAACTTGACCCCAGATGTTTTAATGGTGATGTTGTGCCAAAGTCTTTTTCCTTGCTCATGATGCGCATCAATGGAGACTCCCACACGTGGATTAGAAATCGCAGAGGGATATAAATGGAATTTAGCACAATAAGAACTGCATTTCATAGAATAGTAGagatggaagggacctccagggtcttCTGGTCCAACCTCCTGCTCAAAGCAGGAGTTACTAAATCAGATCCCTTTCCCTTAACATCATAGTCATCCTACCCACATACTGGACGTCCACATGGGCACTCCAACAAGTAGATGGCAAAACTTACCTACTGCTTTATATATTGAGGTCACACTAGCATTGCTAAGACTGTGTCGGGCCTTCGCACGTCCATGTTTCCAGTACATGTGCAAAGATTTAGAAGTGTATAAATATTAACTAAAtaattcattgaaaaaaaaaaacaatgtggggtaaagcagacggctgggggctggtattatcaggctgggaaggttcatggttattggaccttcccagcctaaaaataaaagcCAGCAGCTGCCCAAAAGTGGCTTATCCCTGTTACCCTGAGGTGGTGGCAAACAGGGCAATGGtacttggggttgatgtcagctgtgtacaaTCCaataacagctggcatcaagccctggtgttagtaatggagaggtgtctatcagacactcccattactaacccagtatgtaaaaagaaaaaaaatacactcAAAATACTTTAAAATACCTATTTGTTTTAAAGAAAAAGTTATGCAGTTTGCCGCAGTCCAGGGAATCTGATGTAGGGTCCacgaatggaaacctgaaagacataaaaagacaaACACAAGACACTGTCTCTCATTGACCAGTTGCATTGGAAGCAAGGTTCCTAGATACGACATAATCTAGTGGTTCCTATGGAATTCGTCGATTACgtagatcaaaggctatggagcctcagATTGAGGCCTCAGAACGAGGGTCCGACTGACACTGCGCTCCAAGACTCTGACGAGTGGTGACATTCCTGACGTCACCATTCATCGTGGTCTCGCGGAGCGCAGTGTTAGCCGTAAGCCTCgttctgaggctccatagcctttgatctatGTAATTGTGGAACTCCGTGAGAACCGCTGGACTAAGTTTGTTATTTGTCTCTTTTTATATGTGTAAAGCACTATTACAGTGGCGCGGTTTTAATTGCATcggtgtagtggtgctttaaatctaagtcccctgatccCTGACCTACACTCCACCTTCCCC is a genomic window containing:
- the LOC142246496 gene encoding LOW QUALITY PROTEIN: protein spinster homolog 1-like (The sequence of the model RefSeq protein was modified relative to this genomic sequence to represent the inferred CDS: inserted 1 base in 1 codon; deleted 4 bases in 2 codons), translating into MMSLDTAPFLTQADDVEEVNIAAVPPPRVLDEDGDPDTRDVHSLTGISYRRSVTIVGILFYXNLLNYMDRFTVAGVLTDLENDFSIKDGSSGLIQTVFICSYMVLAPVFGYLGDRWNRKNIICVGISFWSIITLCSSFIPKEYFPLFLFTRGLVGVGEASYSTIAPPIIADLFVADQRTRMLSVFYFAIPVGCGLGYIAGSKVASAANNDWHWALRVTPGLGLIAVLLLVFFVKEPPRGAVERKSDKPLSTTPWISDVKALLKNPSFMLTTFGFTTVAFVTGALALWAPTLLLRARIVLYKTDPHQNNYDDSLIFGLVTVFTGILGVGAGVEISKRYRKVNPRADPIVCACGMLCSAPFLYLALVFADSSLVATYVFIFIGETLLSLNWAIVADMVLYVVIPTRRSTAEALQIMVSHLLGDAGSPYLIGVISDHISRGQLESPLLTFRSLEYALMMCAFVGALGGGFFLATALFIEKDRKKAEMVSEGLVSEAEGIEDRIVVPKHGGSTRVPVSSVLV